One region of Triticum aestivum cultivar Chinese Spring chromosome 6B, IWGSC CS RefSeq v2.1, whole genome shotgun sequence genomic DNA includes:
- the LOC123136935 gene encoding F-box/kelch-repeat protein At1g55270, which yields MDRPIQAPLVDSSACLCRAERAAAVASTGRHVPRSRPCVQSSVRASIHPLSEKRSSRADRRSDGQRPLLPGLPDDLAIACLIRVPRADHCKLRLVCRRWLRLLAGNYFYGLRGRLGLAQQWLYAFKSDGDGRVSWDVLDPAAAAWRSMPPVPAEYAAAAGFSNMVQLRRARGCHLYLLGSRDPRRGAMRRVVFYSARSNRWHRAPDMLRRRHCFGACVMGNRLYVAGGESGGGGLRSADVFDPAKNRWSFLSDMARALVPFVSVVHGGRWYVKGLGAERQVLSQVYTPETDKWSTVATLDSMVTGWRSPSACIDGRLYAADCKDGCRLRAYDEAADAWSGCASSGHHLGSSHALEAVAMVTLRGKLCVVRNDMSVSVVDVAAGEGNQPWETLVGKGQIKSFVTNLLASIAGRGRAKNRVLHCQVLEA from the exons ATGGATAGACCGATCCAAGCTCCTCTG GTCGATAGCTCGGCATGCTTGTGCAGAGCGgagagagccgccgccgtcgcctccaccGGCAGGCACGTCCCGAGATCCAGACCTTGCGTGCAGTCGAGCGTCAGAGCCTCCATCCACCCACTGAGCGAGAAGAGATCGTCGCGGGCTGACCGCCGAAGCGACGGGCAACGGCCACTGCTCCCCGGCCTTCCCGACGACCTCGCCATCGCGTGCCTCATCCGCGTGCCGCGAGCTGATCACTGCAAGCTGAGGCTTGTGTGCAGGAGGTGGCTCCGCCTCCTCGCGGGCAACTACTTCTACGGCCTCCGCGGGAGGCTCGGGCTCGCCCAGCAATGGCTGTACGCCTTCAAGTCCGATGGCGACGGGCGCGTGTCGTGGGACGTGCTCGACCCGGCGGCCGCGGCATGGCGCTCGATGCCGCCCGTGCCTGCTGAATACGCGGCCGCCGCCGGgttt tctaacatggTTCAGCTGCGCCGTGCTCGCGGCTGCCACCTGTACCTGCTCGGCAGCAGGGACCCGCGAAGGGGCGCCATGCGGCGGGTGGTGTTCTACAGCGCCCGGAGCAACCGGTGGCACCGCGCGCCGGACATGCTGCGCCGGCGCCATTGCTTCGGCGCGTGCGTCATGGGAAACCGCCTGTACGTCGCTGGCggagagagcggcggcggcggcctcaggTCTGCGGATGTCTTCGATCCGGCCAAGAACCGGTGGTCTTTCCTGTCCGACATGGCCCGGGCGCTAGTGCCATTTGTCAGCGTGGTGCACGGTGGGAGGTGGTACGTGAAGGGGCTCGGCGCGGAGCGACAGGTTCTCAGCCAGGTGTACACGCCGGAGACGGACAAGTGGTCGACGGTGGCAACGCTCGATAGCATGGTCACCGGCTGGAGAAGCCCCAGCGCTTGCATCGACGGCCGGCTCTACGCCGCTGACTGCAAGGACGGTTGCCGGCTCAGAGCCTACGACGAGGCCGCAGACGCGTGGAGTGGCTGCGCCTCAAGCGGGCACCACCTAGGGAGCTCGCACGCTCTCGAGGCGGTCGCAATGGTCACGCTTCGTGGCAAGCTCTGTGTCGTTCGAAACGACATGAGCGTGTCGGTCGTCGACGTCGCCGCCGGGGAAGGAAACCAGCCGTGGGAGACCCTCGTCGGCAAAGGGCAGATAAAGAGCTTCGTCACGAACCTCCTCGCGAGCATTGCCGGCCGCGGCCGGGCCAAAAACCGCGTCCTCCATTGCCAAGTCCTTGAGGCTTAG